One segment of Megachile rotundata isolate GNS110a chromosome 4, iyMegRotu1, whole genome shotgun sequence DNA contains the following:
- the Orp8 gene encoding oxysterol-binding protein-related protein 8 isoform X7, whose protein sequence is MFIIKLYQSIMSSQPIVVPGGEHRSQSETYSVSVGSTSDSFKTMTPPNVSRSLSNQPVDQQLRRSSAQVQSPTLPNLPSTESIATCVNLTTAAPPLSPGLSAMGESNQKTDNTSDKSLDSCKLTRKESYKAQRKNYRMEKKRVADELLSSFKDPTVIVMSDWLKVRGTLKSWTKLWCILKPGLLLLYKSPKTKSNHWVGTVLLNTCQVIERPSKKDGFCFKLFHPLEQSIWAPRGPEKESIGAVVQPLPTSYLIFRAPSQAAGKCWLDALELSLRCSSLIVRSTSALPRTLPHDTTTTHETQWSEADYEKHFDEHDLDDISQPENGVAADAEISASDSESEGSAKEDQPETINETPYVANEQEVLGMAGEVVTELQEEQKSLIWFLVKQVRPGMDLSKVVLPTFILEPRSFLEKLADSYYHADLLSQAVVEDDAFTRMKGVVKWYLSGFYKKPQGLKKPYNPLLGETFRCYWQHPNGSRTFYIAEQLSHHPPISGFYVTNRQDGFTISATIIAKSKFYGNSTSAVLDGVAILTMLPRGEDYTMTIPYAHCKGILMGTLSMELGGKIHIKCEKTGYHTELEFKLKPFLGGAEQMNQVAGAIRLGKETLATISGYWDGQIIITDKRTGQESVFFNPTPEVRKKRLKKYTVPLENQGPWESEKLWYDVTQAINKDDQIAATEAKTQLEEAQRERAKERKIKGQEWVPKYFVQDIITGNWVYRHADVRPWDPRNDVVQYEQDYIVRTKTRHKTPIMRTGSIVSAEPQTQVPLLQAESRSSLSVLKSSKRQLSSNLPLTETAHDSGSSSAEAHSDSSQSVGKRKRSTARIMDVIKEVERQMMEYGDKLNRIQHILEQLAIRQREQADQHHSISMLKSFIDTILVIVIVFSVQYFVKIWNEEPNGG, encoded by the exons ATGTTTATAATTAAGCTATACCA atCCATAATGAGCTCTCAACCGATTGTGGTGCCTGGTGGTGAACATCGATCTCAATCAGAAACATATTCTGTGTCTGTTGGAAGTACTTCTGATTCTTTCAAAACTATGACACCGCCAAATGTTAGCAGATCACTTAGCAATC AACCAGTGGATCAACAACTTCGAAGAAGCAGCGCTCAAGTTCAATCTCCAACATTACCTAATCTTCCATCAACAGAGTCCATAGCAACATGTGTAAATTTAACAACTGCTGCACCTCCACTATCACCag gACTATCTGCAATGGGTGAAAGTAATCAAAAAACAGATAATACATCTGATAAG TCTTTAGATTCCTGCAAATTAACaagaaaagaatcatacaagGCTCAGAGAAAGAATTatcgaatggaaaagaaaagaGTTGCAGATGAACTTTTAAGTTCATTTAAGGATCCAACTGTCATTGTAATGAGCGACTGGCTTAAAGTCCGTGGAACATTAAAAAGTTGGACAAAACTATGGTGTATTTTAAAACCTGGTTTGCTACTGCTATACAAAAGTCCAAAAACAAAA AGTAATCATTGGGTGGGAACAGTTTTACTTAATACATGTCAAGTGATAGAGCGACCAAGTAAAAAGGATGGGTTTTGTTTTAAACTATTTCATCCTTTAGAGCAATCAATATGGGCTCCAAGAGGTCCAGAAAAGGAATCCATTG GAGCTGTTGTACAACCTTTGCCAACTTCTTACTTGATCTTTAGAGCCCCTTCACAGGCAGCTGGTAAATGTTGGTTGGACGCACTTGAATTATCTTTGCGTTGTTCCTCGTTAATAGTGCGTTCAACAAGTGCATTGCCACGCACTTTACCACATGATACTACAACAACTCATGAAACTCAGTGGAGTGAAGCAGATTACGAAAAACATTTTGATGAGCATG ACCTGGACGATATTAGCCAACCCGAAAATGGAGTAGCAGCTGATGCAGAAATTAGTGCTTCGGACAGTGAATCAGAAGGATCAGCTAAGGAAGATCAACCAGAAACCATCAATGAAACACCATATGTTGCAAATGAACAAGAAGTTCTTGGAATG GCTGGAGAAGTCGTCACAGAATTGCAAGAAGAACAAAAGTCTCTAATATGGTTCTTAGTAAAACAAGTTCGACCAGGGATGGATCTATCAAAGGTGGTCTTACCGACCTTTATTCTAGAGCCTCgttcatttttagaaaaattggcTGATTCTTATTATCATGCAGACTTATTGTCTCA AGCAGTGGTGGAAGATGATGCTTTTACACGAATGAAGGGAGTAGTTAAATGGTATTTATCTGGATTTTATAAAAAACCACAGGGTCTAAAAAAACCATATAATCCCCTTTTGGGTGAAACATTCCGTTGCTACTGGCAACATCCTAATGGTTCAAGAACGTTCTATATAGCTGAACAA TTATCTCACCATCCGCCTATATCAGGCTTCTACGTTACAAATCGTCAAGATGGATTTACTATTAGTGCTACAATCATTGCTAAATCTAAATTTTATG GAAATTCAACATCAGCAGTTTTAGATGGTGTTGCAATATTAACAATGTTACCTAGAGGAGAAGATTATACAATGACTATACCATATGCTCATTGTAAAGGTATTCTTATGGGAACATTATCTATGGAATTGGGTGGAAAAATTCACATAAAATGCGAGAAAACGGGTTACCATACTGAATTAGAATTTAAGCTTAAG CCATTCCTCGGTGGTGCAGAGCAAATGAATCAAGTTGCCGGTGCAATACGTCTTGGAAAAGAAACTCTTGCTACTATATCAGGATATTGGGATGGTCAGATAATAATTACTGACAAACGAACAGGA CAAGAAAGTGTATTCTTTAATCCAACTCCGGAAGTGCGCAAGAAGAGGTTGAAAAAATATACTGTGCCGTTGGAAAATCAAGGTCCATGGGAAAGTGAAAAATTATGGTATGATGTCACACAAGCTATTAACAAAGATGATCAAATAGCTGCTACCGAAGCAAAAACTCAATTAGAGGAAGCTCAAAGAGAGCGTGCTAAAGAACGAAAAATCAAAGGACAAGAATGGGTTCCTAAATATTTCGTTCAG GATATTATAACGGGTAATTGGGTGTATCGACACGCAGATGTTCGACCATGGGATCCCAGGAATGATGTTGTTCAGTATGAACAAGATTATATAGTTCGTACAAAAACTAGACATAAAACGCCAATTATGCGTACTGGTAGTATTGTTTCTGCTGAACCCCAAACACAG GTTCCGCTTCTACAAGCCGAATCCCGTTCATCACTATCTGTATTGAAATCTTCCAAAAGACAATTGTCCAGTAATTTACCATTGACAGAAACAGCGCACGATTCAGGCAGTTCATCTGCTGAAGCACACTCAGATTCTAGTCAATCAGTAGGCAAAAGAAAACGTTCTACTGCAAG GATAATGGATGTTATTAAAGAAGTAGAAAGACAAATGATGGAATACGGGGATAAACTGAATCGCATACAACATATACTAGAGCAGCTTGCTATAAGACAAAGAGAACAAGCTGATCAACATCATAGTATAAGTATGTTGAAAAGTTTCATAGACACGATTCTTGTTATCGTGATAGTTTTTTCTgttcaatattttgtaaaaatatggaACGAAGAACCTAACGGAGGTTGA
- the Orp8 gene encoding oxysterol-binding protein-related protein 8 isoform X8 — protein sequence MFIIKLYQSIMSSQPIVVPGGEHRSQSETYSVSVGSTSDSFKTMTPPNVSRSLSNRLSAMGESNQKTDNTSDKSLDSCKLTRKESYKAQRKNYRMEKKRVADELLSSFKDPTVIVMSDWLKVRGTLKSWTKLWCILKPGLLLLYKSPKTKSNHWVGTVLLNTCQVIERPSKKDGFCFKLFHPLEQSIWAPRGPEKESIGAVVQPLPTSYLIFRAPSQAAGKCWLDALELSLRCSSLIVRSTSALPRTLPHDTTTTHETQWSEADYEKHFDEHDLDDISQPENGVAADAEISASDSESEGSAKEDQPETINETPYVANEQEVLGMAGEVVTELQEEQKSLIWFLVKQVRPGMDLSKVVLPTFILEPRSFLEKLADSYYHADLLSQAVVEDDAFTRMKGVVKWYLSGFYKKPQGLKKPYNPLLGETFRCYWQHPNGSRTFYIAEQLSHHPPISGFYVTNRQDGFTISATIIAKSKFYGNSTSAVLDGVAILTMLPRGEDYTMTIPYAHCKGILMGTLSMELGGKIHIKCEKTGYHTELEFKLKPFLGGAEQMNQVAGAIRLGKETLATISGYWDGQIIITDKRTGQESVFFNPTPEVRKKRLKKYTVPLENQGPWESEKLWYDVTQAINKDDQIAATEAKTQLEEAQRERAKERKIKGQEWVPKYFVQDIITGNWVYRHADVRPWDPRNDVVQYEQDYIVRTKTRHKTPIMRTGSIVSAEPQTQVPLLQAESRSSLSVLKSSKRQLSSNLPLTETAHDSGSSSAEAHSDSSQSVGKRKRSTARIMDVIKEVERQMMEYGDKLNRIQHILEQLAIRQREQADQHHSISMLKSFIDTILVIVIVFSVQYFVKIWNEEPNGG from the exons ATGTTTATAATTAAGCTATACCA atCCATAATGAGCTCTCAACCGATTGTGGTGCCTGGTGGTGAACATCGATCTCAATCAGAAACATATTCTGTGTCTGTTGGAAGTACTTCTGATTCTTTCAAAACTATGACACCGCCAAATGTTAGCAGATCACTTAGCAATC gACTATCTGCAATGGGTGAAAGTAATCAAAAAACAGATAATACATCTGATAAG TCTTTAGATTCCTGCAAATTAACaagaaaagaatcatacaagGCTCAGAGAAAGAATTatcgaatggaaaagaaaagaGTTGCAGATGAACTTTTAAGTTCATTTAAGGATCCAACTGTCATTGTAATGAGCGACTGGCTTAAAGTCCGTGGAACATTAAAAAGTTGGACAAAACTATGGTGTATTTTAAAACCTGGTTTGCTACTGCTATACAAAAGTCCAAAAACAAAA AGTAATCATTGGGTGGGAACAGTTTTACTTAATACATGTCAAGTGATAGAGCGACCAAGTAAAAAGGATGGGTTTTGTTTTAAACTATTTCATCCTTTAGAGCAATCAATATGGGCTCCAAGAGGTCCAGAAAAGGAATCCATTG GAGCTGTTGTACAACCTTTGCCAACTTCTTACTTGATCTTTAGAGCCCCTTCACAGGCAGCTGGTAAATGTTGGTTGGACGCACTTGAATTATCTTTGCGTTGTTCCTCGTTAATAGTGCGTTCAACAAGTGCATTGCCACGCACTTTACCACATGATACTACAACAACTCATGAAACTCAGTGGAGTGAAGCAGATTACGAAAAACATTTTGATGAGCATG ACCTGGACGATATTAGCCAACCCGAAAATGGAGTAGCAGCTGATGCAGAAATTAGTGCTTCGGACAGTGAATCAGAAGGATCAGCTAAGGAAGATCAACCAGAAACCATCAATGAAACACCATATGTTGCAAATGAACAAGAAGTTCTTGGAATG GCTGGAGAAGTCGTCACAGAATTGCAAGAAGAACAAAAGTCTCTAATATGGTTCTTAGTAAAACAAGTTCGACCAGGGATGGATCTATCAAAGGTGGTCTTACCGACCTTTATTCTAGAGCCTCgttcatttttagaaaaattggcTGATTCTTATTATCATGCAGACTTATTGTCTCA AGCAGTGGTGGAAGATGATGCTTTTACACGAATGAAGGGAGTAGTTAAATGGTATTTATCTGGATTTTATAAAAAACCACAGGGTCTAAAAAAACCATATAATCCCCTTTTGGGTGAAACATTCCGTTGCTACTGGCAACATCCTAATGGTTCAAGAACGTTCTATATAGCTGAACAA TTATCTCACCATCCGCCTATATCAGGCTTCTACGTTACAAATCGTCAAGATGGATTTACTATTAGTGCTACAATCATTGCTAAATCTAAATTTTATG GAAATTCAACATCAGCAGTTTTAGATGGTGTTGCAATATTAACAATGTTACCTAGAGGAGAAGATTATACAATGACTATACCATATGCTCATTGTAAAGGTATTCTTATGGGAACATTATCTATGGAATTGGGTGGAAAAATTCACATAAAATGCGAGAAAACGGGTTACCATACTGAATTAGAATTTAAGCTTAAG CCATTCCTCGGTGGTGCAGAGCAAATGAATCAAGTTGCCGGTGCAATACGTCTTGGAAAAGAAACTCTTGCTACTATATCAGGATATTGGGATGGTCAGATAATAATTACTGACAAACGAACAGGA CAAGAAAGTGTATTCTTTAATCCAACTCCGGAAGTGCGCAAGAAGAGGTTGAAAAAATATACTGTGCCGTTGGAAAATCAAGGTCCATGGGAAAGTGAAAAATTATGGTATGATGTCACACAAGCTATTAACAAAGATGATCAAATAGCTGCTACCGAAGCAAAAACTCAATTAGAGGAAGCTCAAAGAGAGCGTGCTAAAGAACGAAAAATCAAAGGACAAGAATGGGTTCCTAAATATTTCGTTCAG GATATTATAACGGGTAATTGGGTGTATCGACACGCAGATGTTCGACCATGGGATCCCAGGAATGATGTTGTTCAGTATGAACAAGATTATATAGTTCGTACAAAAACTAGACATAAAACGCCAATTATGCGTACTGGTAGTATTGTTTCTGCTGAACCCCAAACACAG GTTCCGCTTCTACAAGCCGAATCCCGTTCATCACTATCTGTATTGAAATCTTCCAAAAGACAATTGTCCAGTAATTTACCATTGACAGAAACAGCGCACGATTCAGGCAGTTCATCTGCTGAAGCACACTCAGATTCTAGTCAATCAGTAGGCAAAAGAAAACGTTCTACTGCAAG GATAATGGATGTTATTAAAGAAGTAGAAAGACAAATGATGGAATACGGGGATAAACTGAATCGCATACAACATATACTAGAGCAGCTTGCTATAAGACAAAGAGAACAAGCTGATCAACATCATAGTATAAGTATGTTGAAAAGTTTCATAGACACGATTCTTGTTATCGTGATAGTTTTTTCTgttcaatattttgtaaaaatatggaACGAAGAACCTAACGGAGGTTGA
- the Orp8 gene encoding oxysterol-binding protein-related protein 8 isoform X1 has product MFIIKLYQSIMSSQPIVVPGGEHRSQSETYSVSVGSTSDSFKTMTPPNVSRSLSNRISDSGCDTLPRKLETKYIEPVDQQLRRSSAQVQSPTLPNLPSTESIATCVNLTTAAPPLSPGLSAMGESNQKTDNTSDKSLDSCKLTRKESYKAQRKNYRMEKKRVADELLSSFKDPTVIVMSDWLKVRGTLKSWTKLWCILKPGLLLLYKSPKTKSNHWVGTVLLNTCQVIERPSKKDGFCFKLFHPLEQSIWAPRGPEKESIGAVVQPLPTSYLIFRAPSQAAGKCWLDALELSLRCSSLIVRSTSALPRTLPHDTTTTHETQWSEADYEKHFDEHDLDDISQPENGVAADAEISASDSESEGSAKEDQPETINETPYVANEQEVLGMAGEVVTELQEEQKSLIWFLVKQVRPGMDLSKVVLPTFILEPRSFLEKLADSYYHADLLSQAVVEDDAFTRMKGVVKWYLSGFYKKPQGLKKPYNPLLGETFRCYWQHPNGSRTFYIAEQLSHHPPISGFYVTNRQDGFTISATIIAKSKFYGNSTSAVLDGVAILTMLPRGEDYTMTIPYAHCKGILMGTLSMELGGKIHIKCEKTGYHTELEFKLKPFLGGAEQMNQVAGAIRLGKETLATISGYWDGQIIITDKRTGQESVFFNPTPEVRKKRLKKYTVPLENQGPWESEKLWYDVTQAINKDDQIAATEAKTQLEEAQRERAKERKIKGQEWVPKYFVQDIITGNWVYRHADVRPWDPRNDVVQYEQDYIVRTKTRHKTPIMRTGSIVSAEPQTQVPLLQAESRSSLSVLKSSKRQLSSNLPLTETAHDSGSSSAEAHSDSSQSVGKRKRSTARIMDVIKEVERQMMEYGDKLNRIQHILEQLAIRQREQADQHHSISMLKSFIDTILVIVIVFSVQYFVKIWNEEPNGG; this is encoded by the exons ATGTTTATAATTAAGCTATACCA atCCATAATGAGCTCTCAACCGATTGTGGTGCCTGGTGGTGAACATCGATCTCAATCAGAAACATATTCTGTGTCTGTTGGAAGTACTTCTGATTCTTTCAAAACTATGACACCGCCAAATGTTAGCAGATCACTTAGCAATC GTATTAGTGACAGTGGATGTGATACATTGCCACGCAAGCTAG aaactaaatatatAGAACCAGTGGATCAACAACTTCGAAGAAGCAGCGCTCAAGTTCAATCTCCAACATTACCTAATCTTCCATCAACAGAGTCCATAGCAACATGTGTAAATTTAACAACTGCTGCACCTCCACTATCACCag gACTATCTGCAATGGGTGAAAGTAATCAAAAAACAGATAATACATCTGATAAG TCTTTAGATTCCTGCAAATTAACaagaaaagaatcatacaagGCTCAGAGAAAGAATTatcgaatggaaaagaaaagaGTTGCAGATGAACTTTTAAGTTCATTTAAGGATCCAACTGTCATTGTAATGAGCGACTGGCTTAAAGTCCGTGGAACATTAAAAAGTTGGACAAAACTATGGTGTATTTTAAAACCTGGTTTGCTACTGCTATACAAAAGTCCAAAAACAAAA AGTAATCATTGGGTGGGAACAGTTTTACTTAATACATGTCAAGTGATAGAGCGACCAAGTAAAAAGGATGGGTTTTGTTTTAAACTATTTCATCCTTTAGAGCAATCAATATGGGCTCCAAGAGGTCCAGAAAAGGAATCCATTG GAGCTGTTGTACAACCTTTGCCAACTTCTTACTTGATCTTTAGAGCCCCTTCACAGGCAGCTGGTAAATGTTGGTTGGACGCACTTGAATTATCTTTGCGTTGTTCCTCGTTAATAGTGCGTTCAACAAGTGCATTGCCACGCACTTTACCACATGATACTACAACAACTCATGAAACTCAGTGGAGTGAAGCAGATTACGAAAAACATTTTGATGAGCATG ACCTGGACGATATTAGCCAACCCGAAAATGGAGTAGCAGCTGATGCAGAAATTAGTGCTTCGGACAGTGAATCAGAAGGATCAGCTAAGGAAGATCAACCAGAAACCATCAATGAAACACCATATGTTGCAAATGAACAAGAAGTTCTTGGAATG GCTGGAGAAGTCGTCACAGAATTGCAAGAAGAACAAAAGTCTCTAATATGGTTCTTAGTAAAACAAGTTCGACCAGGGATGGATCTATCAAAGGTGGTCTTACCGACCTTTATTCTAGAGCCTCgttcatttttagaaaaattggcTGATTCTTATTATCATGCAGACTTATTGTCTCA AGCAGTGGTGGAAGATGATGCTTTTACACGAATGAAGGGAGTAGTTAAATGGTATTTATCTGGATTTTATAAAAAACCACAGGGTCTAAAAAAACCATATAATCCCCTTTTGGGTGAAACATTCCGTTGCTACTGGCAACATCCTAATGGTTCAAGAACGTTCTATATAGCTGAACAA TTATCTCACCATCCGCCTATATCAGGCTTCTACGTTACAAATCGTCAAGATGGATTTACTATTAGTGCTACAATCATTGCTAAATCTAAATTTTATG GAAATTCAACATCAGCAGTTTTAGATGGTGTTGCAATATTAACAATGTTACCTAGAGGAGAAGATTATACAATGACTATACCATATGCTCATTGTAAAGGTATTCTTATGGGAACATTATCTATGGAATTGGGTGGAAAAATTCACATAAAATGCGAGAAAACGGGTTACCATACTGAATTAGAATTTAAGCTTAAG CCATTCCTCGGTGGTGCAGAGCAAATGAATCAAGTTGCCGGTGCAATACGTCTTGGAAAAGAAACTCTTGCTACTATATCAGGATATTGGGATGGTCAGATAATAATTACTGACAAACGAACAGGA CAAGAAAGTGTATTCTTTAATCCAACTCCGGAAGTGCGCAAGAAGAGGTTGAAAAAATATACTGTGCCGTTGGAAAATCAAGGTCCATGGGAAAGTGAAAAATTATGGTATGATGTCACACAAGCTATTAACAAAGATGATCAAATAGCTGCTACCGAAGCAAAAACTCAATTAGAGGAAGCTCAAAGAGAGCGTGCTAAAGAACGAAAAATCAAAGGACAAGAATGGGTTCCTAAATATTTCGTTCAG GATATTATAACGGGTAATTGGGTGTATCGACACGCAGATGTTCGACCATGGGATCCCAGGAATGATGTTGTTCAGTATGAACAAGATTATATAGTTCGTACAAAAACTAGACATAAAACGCCAATTATGCGTACTGGTAGTATTGTTTCTGCTGAACCCCAAACACAG GTTCCGCTTCTACAAGCCGAATCCCGTTCATCACTATCTGTATTGAAATCTTCCAAAAGACAATTGTCCAGTAATTTACCATTGACAGAAACAGCGCACGATTCAGGCAGTTCATCTGCTGAAGCACACTCAGATTCTAGTCAATCAGTAGGCAAAAGAAAACGTTCTACTGCAAG GATAATGGATGTTATTAAAGAAGTAGAAAGACAAATGATGGAATACGGGGATAAACTGAATCGCATACAACATATACTAGAGCAGCTTGCTATAAGACAAAGAGAACAAGCTGATCAACATCATAGTATAAGTATGTTGAAAAGTTTCATAGACACGATTCTTGTTATCGTGATAGTTTTTTCTgttcaatattttgtaaaaatatggaACGAAGAACCTAACGGAGGTTGA
- the Orp8 gene encoding oxysterol-binding protein-related protein 8 isoform X5, whose product MSSQPIVVPGGEHRSQSETYSVSVGSTSDSFKTMTPPNVSRSLSNRISDSGCDTLPRKLETKYIEPVDQQLRRSSAQVQSPTLPNLPSTESIATCVNLTTAAPPLSPGLSAMGESNQKTDNTSDKSLDSCKLTRKESYKAQRKNYRMEKKRVADELLSSFKDPTVIVMSDWLKVRGTLKSWTKLWCILKPGLLLLYKSPKTKSNHWVGTVLLNTCQVIERPSKKDGFCFKLFHPLEQSIWAPRGPEKESIGAVVQPLPTSYLIFRAPSQAAGKCWLDALELSLRCSSLIVRSTSALPRTLPHDTTTTHETQWSEADYEKHFDEHDLDDISQPENGVAADAEISASDSESEGSAKEDQPETINETPYVANEQEVLGMAGEVVTELQEEQKSLIWFLVKQVRPGMDLSKVVLPTFILEPRSFLEKLADSYYHADLLSQAVVEDDAFTRMKGVVKWYLSGFYKKPQGLKKPYNPLLGETFRCYWQHPNGSRTFYIAEQLSHHPPISGFYVTNRQDGFTISATIIAKSKFYGNSTSAVLDGVAILTMLPRGEDYTMTIPYAHCKGILMGTLSMELGGKIHIKCEKTGYHTELEFKLKPFLGGAEQMNQVAGAIRLGKETLATISGYWDGQIIITDKRTGQESVFFNPTPEVRKKRLKKYTVPLENQGPWESEKLWYDVTQAINKDDQIAATEAKTQLEEAQRERAKERKIKGQEWVPKYFVQDIITGNWVYRHADVRPWDPRNDVVQYEQDYIVRTKTRHKTPIMRTGSIVSAEPQTQVPLLQAESRSSLSVLKSSKRQLSSNLPLTETAHDSGSSSAEAHSDSSQSVGKRKRSTARIMDVIKEVERQMMEYGDKLNRIQHILEQLAIRQREQADQHHSISMLKSFIDTILVIVIVFSVQYFVKIWNEEPNGG is encoded by the exons ATGAGCTCTCAACCGATTGTGGTGCCTGGTGGTGAACATCGATCTCAATCAGAAACATATTCTGTGTCTGTTGGAAGTACTTCTGATTCTTTCAAAACTATGACACCGCCAAATGTTAGCAGATCACTTAGCAATC GTATTAGTGACAGTGGATGTGATACATTGCCACGCAAGCTAG aaactaaatatatAGAACCAGTGGATCAACAACTTCGAAGAAGCAGCGCTCAAGTTCAATCTCCAACATTACCTAATCTTCCATCAACAGAGTCCATAGCAACATGTGTAAATTTAACAACTGCTGCACCTCCACTATCACCag gACTATCTGCAATGGGTGAAAGTAATCAAAAAACAGATAATACATCTGATAAG TCTTTAGATTCCTGCAAATTAACaagaaaagaatcatacaagGCTCAGAGAAAGAATTatcgaatggaaaagaaaagaGTTGCAGATGAACTTTTAAGTTCATTTAAGGATCCAACTGTCATTGTAATGAGCGACTGGCTTAAAGTCCGTGGAACATTAAAAAGTTGGACAAAACTATGGTGTATTTTAAAACCTGGTTTGCTACTGCTATACAAAAGTCCAAAAACAAAA AGTAATCATTGGGTGGGAACAGTTTTACTTAATACATGTCAAGTGATAGAGCGACCAAGTAAAAAGGATGGGTTTTGTTTTAAACTATTTCATCCTTTAGAGCAATCAATATGGGCTCCAAGAGGTCCAGAAAAGGAATCCATTG GAGCTGTTGTACAACCTTTGCCAACTTCTTACTTGATCTTTAGAGCCCCTTCACAGGCAGCTGGTAAATGTTGGTTGGACGCACTTGAATTATCTTTGCGTTGTTCCTCGTTAATAGTGCGTTCAACAAGTGCATTGCCACGCACTTTACCACATGATACTACAACAACTCATGAAACTCAGTGGAGTGAAGCAGATTACGAAAAACATTTTGATGAGCATG ACCTGGACGATATTAGCCAACCCGAAAATGGAGTAGCAGCTGATGCAGAAATTAGTGCTTCGGACAGTGAATCAGAAGGATCAGCTAAGGAAGATCAACCAGAAACCATCAATGAAACACCATATGTTGCAAATGAACAAGAAGTTCTTGGAATG GCTGGAGAAGTCGTCACAGAATTGCAAGAAGAACAAAAGTCTCTAATATGGTTCTTAGTAAAACAAGTTCGACCAGGGATGGATCTATCAAAGGTGGTCTTACCGACCTTTATTCTAGAGCCTCgttcatttttagaaaaattggcTGATTCTTATTATCATGCAGACTTATTGTCTCA AGCAGTGGTGGAAGATGATGCTTTTACACGAATGAAGGGAGTAGTTAAATGGTATTTATCTGGATTTTATAAAAAACCACAGGGTCTAAAAAAACCATATAATCCCCTTTTGGGTGAAACATTCCGTTGCTACTGGCAACATCCTAATGGTTCAAGAACGTTCTATATAGCTGAACAA TTATCTCACCATCCGCCTATATCAGGCTTCTACGTTACAAATCGTCAAGATGGATTTACTATTAGTGCTACAATCATTGCTAAATCTAAATTTTATG GAAATTCAACATCAGCAGTTTTAGATGGTGTTGCAATATTAACAATGTTACCTAGAGGAGAAGATTATACAATGACTATACCATATGCTCATTGTAAAGGTATTCTTATGGGAACATTATCTATGGAATTGGGTGGAAAAATTCACATAAAATGCGAGAAAACGGGTTACCATACTGAATTAGAATTTAAGCTTAAG CCATTCCTCGGTGGTGCAGAGCAAATGAATCAAGTTGCCGGTGCAATACGTCTTGGAAAAGAAACTCTTGCTACTATATCAGGATATTGGGATGGTCAGATAATAATTACTGACAAACGAACAGGA CAAGAAAGTGTATTCTTTAATCCAACTCCGGAAGTGCGCAAGAAGAGGTTGAAAAAATATACTGTGCCGTTGGAAAATCAAGGTCCATGGGAAAGTGAAAAATTATGGTATGATGTCACACAAGCTATTAACAAAGATGATCAAATAGCTGCTACCGAAGCAAAAACTCAATTAGAGGAAGCTCAAAGAGAGCGTGCTAAAGAACGAAAAATCAAAGGACAAGAATGGGTTCCTAAATATTTCGTTCAG GATATTATAACGGGTAATTGGGTGTATCGACACGCAGATGTTCGACCATGGGATCCCAGGAATGATGTTGTTCAGTATGAACAAGATTATATAGTTCGTACAAAAACTAGACATAAAACGCCAATTATGCGTACTGGTAGTATTGTTTCTGCTGAACCCCAAACACAG GTTCCGCTTCTACAAGCCGAATCCCGTTCATCACTATCTGTATTGAAATCTTCCAAAAGACAATTGTCCAGTAATTTACCATTGACAGAAACAGCGCACGATTCAGGCAGTTCATCTGCTGAAGCACACTCAGATTCTAGTCAATCAGTAGGCAAAAGAAAACGTTCTACTGCAAG GATAATGGATGTTATTAAAGAAGTAGAAAGACAAATGATGGAATACGGGGATAAACTGAATCGCATACAACATATACTAGAGCAGCTTGCTATAAGACAAAGAGAACAAGCTGATCAACATCATAGTATAAGTATGTTGAAAAGTTTCATAGACACGATTCTTGTTATCGTGATAGTTTTTTCTgttcaatattttgtaaaaatatggaACGAAGAACCTAACGGAGGTTGA